In one Thermaerobacter sp. PB12/4term genomic region, the following are encoded:
- a CDS encoding glycerol-3-phosphate acyltransferase — translation MGRGFAMAWPAESAAPAWIWVVPLLGYLLGGVLPAEYLVRWRRGASPRELGDEPGTAGTWRQAGPAAGLAVFAFDFAKGLLPVALVDHLAGEGWWLVAAAAAPVAGHNWPLQRCLRPGGRGLASAIGATVYLAPGALIPALLAGCVVALWRRRTPWVGIVGFPLGLVFMLAGRLPGWRVLAAMAAMVTVGLRYLQWTRQRGRWI, via the coding sequence ATGGGCCGGGGATTTGCCATGGCCTGGCCGGCCGAATCGGCCGCGCCGGCGTGGATCTGGGTCGTCCCCCTGCTGGGGTATCTCCTGGGTGGGGTGCTGCCCGCGGAGTATCTGGTGCGGTGGCGCCGGGGCGCCTCGCCCCGGGAACTGGGGGACGAACCCGGCACCGCCGGCACCTGGCGCCAGGCCGGTCCGGCAGCGGGGCTGGCGGTATTCGCCTTCGATTTCGCCAAGGGGTTGCTGCCCGTAGCGCTGGTCGACCACCTGGCCGGGGAGGGGTGGTGGCTGGTGGCTGCGGCGGCGGCTCCGGTGGCCGGCCACAACTGGCCGCTGCAGCGGTGCCTGCGGCCGGGGGGCCGGGGCCTGGCCAGTGCCATCGGCGCCACCGTGTACCTGGCACCCGGCGCCCTGATCCCTGCCCTGCTGGCCGGCTGCGTGGTGGCCTTGTGGCGCCGGCGGACGCCGTGGGTCGGCATCGTGGGCTTTCCCCTGGGCCTGGTGTTCATGCTGGCCGGCCGGTTGCCAGGGTGGAGGGTGCTGGCCGCGATGGCGGCCATGGTGACCGTGGGGCTGCGCTACCTGCAGTGGACCCGGCAGCGGGGCCGCTGGATCTAG
- a CDS encoding DNA repair exonuclease, translated as MFRILHLADLHLGWEPRFMAPDRAAERRRRRDRLLARAVDYALEASHQVGLVLIAGDLFETHRPPESLVQEVISQLRRLEAAGVPVVTVPGNHDEITYHDSVYRRFAAAWPGVLVQNPLPEPVATLAVAGFPVHIYSLAYTGGVTPAGSPLTAFPRLDEPGLHVAVFHGTLGHWGGDRSLPLDREALARAGYDYVALGHIHQALEERLGRTPAVYAGAVEGKGFDDPGTGAFTLVEVEPGRGVVAVRREPVPVQPVETLRIDAGTFGSAAELGSYLASLAAPDRILRLELHGTPAFAVDGPALQAEHATRFFHLEIHDATEPVSWDDLLQWSREPTITGLFVRRLLDQLEGETEPRRRRVVERALRLGVQALMREGQAR; from the coding sequence TTGTTTCGCATCCTGCACCTGGCGGATCTCCACCTGGGATGGGAACCGCGTTTCATGGCGCCGGACCGGGCCGCCGAGCGCCGGCGCCGCCGGGATCGCCTGCTGGCCCGGGCGGTGGATTACGCCCTTGAGGCCAGCCATCAGGTGGGCCTGGTGCTTATCGCCGGGGACCTGTTCGAAACCCACCGGCCGCCGGAGTCGCTGGTTCAGGAGGTCATCAGCCAGCTGCGCCGGCTGGAGGCCGCTGGGGTCCCCGTGGTGACCGTGCCCGGCAACCACGACGAGATCACCTATCATGACTCGGTGTACCGGCGCTTTGCCGCCGCCTGGCCGGGCGTGCTGGTCCAGAACCCCCTGCCGGAGCCCGTGGCGACCCTGGCCGTAGCCGGCTTTCCCGTCCACATCTACAGTCTTGCCTACACGGGCGGGGTCACACCGGCGGGAAGTCCCTTGACGGCTTTCCCCCGGCTGGACGAACCGGGCCTCCATGTGGCCGTGTTCCACGGCACCCTGGGGCACTGGGGCGGCGACCGCAGCCTGCCCCTGGACCGGGAGGCCCTGGCCCGGGCGGGGTACGACTACGTGGCCCTCGGCCACATCCACCAGGCCCTGGAGGAACGCCTGGGACGGACTCCCGCGGTGTATGCCGGGGCTGTGGAGGGCAAAGGGTTTGACGACCCCGGGACAGGGGCCTTCACCCTGGTGGAGGTGGAGCCGGGGCGGGGAGTGGTGGCCGTCCGGCGGGAGCCGGTCCCGGTGCAGCCGGTGGAGACCCTCCGCATCGACGCCGGCACCTTCGGCAGCGCCGCCGAACTGGGCTCCTACCTGGCCAGCCTGGCCGCGCCCGACCGGATCCTGCGTCTCGAGTTGCATGGCACACCGGCCTTCGCCGTCGACGGGCCCGCGCTGCAGGCCGAACACGCAACCCGGTTCTTCCACCTGGAGATCCACGACGCCACGGAGCCCGTCAGCTGGGACGACCTGTTGCAATGGTCCCGGGAACCGACCATCACCGGGCTGTTCGTGCGGCGGTTGCTGGATCAGCTGGAGGGCGAAACCGAACCCCGGCGGCGCCGGGTGGTGGAGCGGGCCTTGCGCCTGGGGGTACAGGCGCTGATGCGGGAGGGACAGGCACGGTGA
- a CDS encoding DUF4148 domain-containing protein, with amino-acid sequence MRFRPKAKGSWHLLTVALVLAGTLLATPLRAAPGTGTAAGTQAEVVTRAQVLAEAAAVFASQGVEAAAEGGGEAQVTATGAGPESPASGGGALRAEGGLAATTGQGAPGQGAFGAVTWMWQAVRGWLTSLWQRVETVLAPGSGGAEGSTRRAGQVPGAAAGAGGGHVAGRAAGQAAATAGNASGNGGGQAAEAGGGSPEPVDLPPELGGKANLRLAGTLLESPGLEALLASLEGSAGAGAGAEGEAGAGGSGRAAGRAGGKVQLRLRLDDGRVVTLPVDPRRLALQGGNGLFLGIDLADLLGQRVEVVVQGGSVAEIRPGS; translated from the coding sequence ATGCGTTTCCGGCCGAAGGCAAAGGGATCCTGGCATCTGCTGACGGTGGCGCTGGTGCTGGCCGGCACCCTCCTGGCCACGCCCCTGCGGGCTGCGCCGGGAACCGGCACGGCGGCGGGGACCCAGGCGGAGGTGGTCACCCGCGCCCAGGTGCTGGCGGAAGCGGCTGCCGTCTTCGCAAGCCAGGGAGTGGAAGCCGCGGCGGAGGGGGGCGGGGAAGCCCAGGTCACGGCGACAGGCGCCGGCCCCGAGTCGCCAGCCTCTGGCGGCGGAGCGCTCCGGGCAGAGGGTGGCCTGGCCGCGACCACCGGGCAGGGTGCCCCCGGACAGGGTGCCTTCGGGGCGGTGACCTGGATGTGGCAGGCCGTACGCGGCTGGTTGACCTCCCTCTGGCAGCGGGTTGAAACGGTGCTGGCCCCGGGATCCGGCGGGGCGGAGGGGAGCACCCGGCGGGCCGGGCAGGTGCCGGGAGCGGCGGCTGGTGCCGGGGGCGGGCACGTCGCCGGGCGGGCGGCCGGGCAGGCGGCCGCCACGGCGGGGAACGCCAGCGGCAACGGCGGGGGCCAGGCTGCCGAAGCGGGCGGTGGCTCCCCCGAGCCGGTGGACCTGCCGCCGGAGCTGGGCGGCAAGGCGAACCTGCGCTTGGCGGGCACCTTGCTGGAAAGCCCGGGGCTCGAAGCGCTGCTGGCTTCGCTGGAAGGCTCCGCCGGGGCCGGTGCGGGTGCGGAGGGCGAAGCCGGCGCCGGCGGTTCGGGCCGGGCGGCCGGCCGGGCGGGGGGCAAGGTCCAGCTGCGCTTGCGGCTGGATGACGGCCGGGTGGTGACCTTGCCCGTCGACCCGCGCCGCCTGGCTCTGCAAGGAGGCAACGGGCTCTTCCTGGGCATCGACCTGGCGGACCTGCTGGGCCAGCGGGTGGAAGTGGTGGTCCAGGGCGGGTCGGTAGCGGAGATCCGGCCCGGATCCTGA
- a CDS encoding AAA family ATPase, with product MSKAFELPAGAGPEGHRPLEPGSPGETGSGGQGRDRADAAEVPGAGPGNGHPVRWHRLVLRGFGPFRDEVEFRFPEGLSHWVAPNESGKSTLLAGLVAVLFGLPGSNDPTRYGQARYRHWAGASRFEGELEFTAADGHRYRVVRDFERHRVRLLHLGGGGAVEVWTGTHNPAASRPAEGYEQALRRLLGVASRHVLLQVYCLEQPLPAPEGQGQRPGLAQEVQEMLAGAGTRSPSAALTWLLESIKGLTRATRDLGITTHNQRQDRAIEQVDAQIRQLEEAIRRDRLAADDLEQVRRQLAELEQRRQALRDELNRCRQRQEAWREWQRRVDRYRNRLERRLQMEQAAQQAGRLQADIALLEREETRRWPGWDALDRDGDGNPLSGLDRLQEMERQVAALRQQQQEVRARQRQAAARSLLAAWHRHHFLTQVGQAAVRLAGRVPRLAEAPAGELERLRDLPRQEAELQRQIAVWEAEERARREALDALEADEAAVADAYADVREWNASVAAAALEMLQLKAEEQRRQAEAEHLQAEARRRWGLGRRVGLLAAGVTGLLAAVAGASSNLPGGAVAALAVVVALAAGALAWRLVAGGRPPVDPAGEEAFRRRLEEVSTRLGVWAGLPPEELARLERRYREWEARREELARRRAQLAMRQPGEASRQLEEARARLDAMHRWATPFLAGRPLNDLPRVLAWWEAVSRLGRQAEGEARTLAGRLWGREGGPGGPDGVGTGPAGSGRPGAWWRLAAMVAAPGGGEAAGQVAAGLAAPLPPGRPAVTTVQAGSAPAGSAEGAGTGPESGPGTGAGSGAEPVPPESARALVEWLTGWDPLFWEEPALEAARWRRISERMAEWLAVLEASWDAGEGPDPAAVPAWPPAVVEQLERLESEGEQEALAAGGRAERLEQDLETVQAEVNRLRQQWRVLLEPAGGDPGRAREEWLEYTRHRSRRREREKELEGLLSAWEVPNEEALRVRAAEERDAALLDLKAIEELARQDPDLELKDLNPDRAREALARLAAEEARLEAALEAADGTYRDLASREQSYLRDEPINIAQAELELAELRRQREALQDELDALVLAYRHLEAAVEEYHGAYRQRLEDASSRYFSRLTGRPGRRVVLDGGFRVSVQEPDGTPVVPEQLSQGTRDQLYWSLRVAVADLLAGDVNIPFILDDPFVHWDDGRLGEARGIMDVLAADRQVILLSHRQILATWGEAVEVRGGAMARDGGVDTATGRGGSGL from the coding sequence GTGAGCAAGGCCTTTGAGCTGCCGGCCGGAGCCGGTCCGGAAGGCCACCGGCCCCTGGAGCCGGGCTCCCCTGGTGAGACCGGCTCCGGTGGCCAAGGGCGGGACCGCGCGGATGCTGCGGAGGTGCCCGGGGCGGGCCCCGGCAACGGGCATCCGGTTCGCTGGCACCGCCTGGTGCTGCGCGGCTTTGGACCCTTCCGCGACGAGGTGGAGTTCCGCTTCCCGGAGGGCCTGTCTCACTGGGTGGCGCCCAACGAATCGGGGAAGTCGACCCTTCTGGCGGGCCTGGTGGCGGTGCTCTTCGGGCTTCCGGGCTCCAACGACCCCACCCGGTACGGCCAGGCCCGCTACCGGCACTGGGCGGGAGCCAGCCGCTTCGAAGGCGAACTGGAGTTCACGGCCGCCGACGGCCACCGGTACCGCGTCGTACGGGATTTCGAGCGCCACCGGGTCCGCCTGCTGCACCTCGGCGGCGGGGGGGCGGTCGAGGTATGGACGGGCACCCACAACCCGGCGGCCAGCCGGCCGGCCGAGGGGTACGAGCAGGCCCTGCGGCGGCTTTTGGGGGTAGCGTCCCGCCACGTGCTGCTTCAGGTCTACTGCCTGGAGCAGCCGCTGCCCGCACCGGAAGGCCAGGGGCAGCGCCCCGGCCTGGCCCAGGAAGTGCAGGAGATGCTGGCCGGCGCCGGGACCCGCTCGCCGTCGGCCGCTCTGACCTGGCTGCTCGAAAGCATCAAGGGGCTGACCCGAGCCACCCGGGACCTGGGCATCACGACCCACAACCAGCGGCAGGACCGGGCCATCGAACAGGTCGATGCCCAGATCCGCCAGCTGGAGGAGGCCATTCGCCGTGACCGGCTGGCGGCCGACGACCTGGAACAGGTACGGCGGCAGCTGGCGGAGCTGGAGCAGCGCCGCCAGGCGCTCCGGGACGAGCTGAACCGGTGCCGGCAACGCCAGGAGGCCTGGAGGGAGTGGCAGCGGCGGGTTGACCGTTACCGCAACCGCCTGGAACGCCGTTTGCAAATGGAACAGGCGGCTCAGCAGGCCGGCCGGTTGCAGGCTGACATCGCCCTGCTGGAACGGGAAGAGACCCGCCGTTGGCCCGGCTGGGATGCGTTGGACCGCGACGGGGACGGGAATCCCCTCTCGGGCCTAGACCGCCTCCAGGAGATGGAAAGGCAGGTGGCGGCCCTCCGGCAGCAGCAGCAGGAGGTCAGGGCCCGCCAGCGCCAGGCGGCGGCTCGCTCGCTGCTGGCGGCCTGGCATCGCCATCACTTCCTGACCCAGGTAGGCCAGGCGGCGGTCCGGCTCGCCGGCCGGGTACCCCGCCTGGCCGAGGCCCCGGCGGGCGAGCTGGAGCGACTACGGGACCTGCCCCGCCAGGAGGCGGAGCTGCAGCGCCAGATCGCGGTGTGGGAGGCGGAGGAGCGGGCGCGGCGAGAGGCGCTGGACGCACTGGAGGCCGATGAGGCGGCCGTCGCCGATGCCTACGCCGACGTGCGGGAGTGGAACGCCAGCGTAGCCGCCGCAGCGCTGGAGATGCTCCAGCTGAAGGCGGAGGAGCAGCGCCGGCAGGCCGAGGCGGAGCACCTGCAGGCGGAGGCGCGGCGGCGGTGGGGCCTGGGACGTCGGGTTGGTCTTCTGGCGGCCGGCGTGACGGGATTGCTGGCGGCGGTGGCCGGTGCAAGCAGCAACCTCCCGGGTGGGGCCGTAGCGGCCCTGGCCGTGGTGGTGGCCCTGGCCGCCGGGGCTCTCGCCTGGCGGCTGGTGGCGGGTGGCCGGCCGCCGGTCGACCCGGCCGGTGAGGAAGCTTTTCGCCGCCGTCTCGAGGAGGTCAGCACCCGGCTGGGCGTCTGGGCCGGCCTGCCGCCGGAAGAGCTGGCCAGGTTGGAGCGGCGCTACCGGGAATGGGAGGCCCGGCGCGAAGAGCTGGCCAGGCGCCGCGCCCAGCTGGCGATGCGCCAGCCAGGCGAGGCGAGCCGGCAGCTGGAAGAAGCTCGGGCCCGCCTGGATGCCATGCACCGGTGGGCGACCCCCTTCCTGGCAGGTCGCCCCCTGAACGATCTACCCCGGGTGCTGGCCTGGTGGGAGGCGGTGAGCCGGCTGGGCCGCCAGGCGGAAGGCGAAGCCCGGACCCTGGCCGGCCGGTTGTGGGGCCGGGAGGGGGGGCCGGGTGGCCCGGACGGCGTTGGAACCGGGCCGGCTGGTTCAGGCAGGCCGGGAGCGTGGTGGCGGCTGGCGGCAATGGTTGCCGCCCCCGGCGGCGGCGAGGCGGCCGGCCAGGTGGCCGCCGGGCTCGCCGCGCCCCTCCCGCCCGGTCGCCCGGCGGTCACCACGGTCCAGGCGGGAAGCGCCCCGGCCGGATCCGCGGAGGGGGCCGGAACCGGGCCCGAGTCCGGCCCTGGTACGGGGGCCGGGTCCGGGGCGGAGCCGGTTCCTCCCGAGAGCGCCCGGGCCCTCGTTGAATGGCTCACCGGCTGGGACCCCCTGTTCTGGGAGGAGCCGGCCCTGGAGGCTGCCCGCTGGCGCCGCATCAGTGAGCGGATGGCCGAATGGCTGGCCGTTCTCGAGGCCAGCTGGGACGCCGGGGAAGGGCCCGATCCTGCGGCCGTGCCAGCCTGGCCGCCCGCCGTGGTGGAGCAACTGGAGCGCCTGGAGTCCGAGGGCGAGCAGGAGGCGCTGGCGGCCGGCGGCAGGGCGGAGCGCCTGGAGCAGGACCTGGAGACGGTCCAGGCGGAGGTCAACCGCCTGCGCCAGCAGTGGCGCGTTCTGCTGGAGCCTGCGGGCGGGGATCCCGGGCGGGCCCGGGAGGAGTGGCTGGAGTATACGCGCCACCGGAGCCGGCGGCGGGAGAGGGAAAAGGAGCTGGAAGGGCTTCTCTCCGCCTGGGAGGTGCCCAATGAAGAGGCCCTCCGGGTGCGGGCGGCCGAGGAGCGGGATGCCGCCCTCCTCGATCTGAAGGCCATCGAGGAGCTGGCGCGGCAGGATCCCGACCTCGAGCTGAAGGACCTTAACCCGGACCGGGCCAGGGAGGCCCTGGCCCGGCTGGCGGCCGAAGAAGCCAGGCTGGAGGCGGCGCTGGAAGCCGCGGACGGCACGTACCGCGACCTGGCCTCCCGGGAGCAGTCTTACCTGCGGGACGAGCCCATCAACATCGCCCAGGCGGAACTTGAGCTGGCGGAACTGCGCCGGCAGCGGGAAGCCCTTCAGGACGAGCTGGACGCCCTCGTGCTTGCCTATCGCCACCTGGAGGCCGCGGTGGAGGAGTATCACGGGGCCTACCGCCAGCGGCTGGAGGATGCATCGAGCCGCTACTTCAGCCGGCTGACCGGCCGGCCGGGCCGCCGGGTGGTCCTCGACGGGGGATTCCGGGTCTCCGTCCAGGAACCGGACGGTACACCGGTGGTGCCCGAGCAGCTCAGTCAGGGAACCCGCGACCAGCTCTACTGGTCCTTGAGGGTGGCCGTTGCCGATCTGCTGGCGGGCGACGTGAACATCCCCTTCATCCTGGACGACCCCTTTGTCCACTGGGACGACGGGCGCCTCGGTGAGGCCCGCGGGATCATGGACGTTCTCGCTGCGGACCGCCAGGTGATCCTTCTCTCCCACCGCCAGATCCTGGCCACCTGGGGCGAGGCCGTCGAGGTCCGCGGCGGGGCAATGGCACGGGACGGCGGGGTCGACACCGCAACAGGTAGGGGAGGGTCGGGCCTGTGA
- a CDS encoding hemolysin family protein, translated as MAEILPELLWIAILVLVNAFFAASEIAVIAARDARIHQLAEEGHRGARVAQRLMADPSRFLATIQVGITLAGFLASASAAVTLAQPVAAWLRTLGLAPGVATSVAVTLVTVVISYVTLVLGELAPKRLALQNPEGLALRVARPIAMLARLAAPFTALLARSTNLVVRALGGRADVQERGLTEEEIRFYVAEHQDLRSEEKQLIEGVFDFGDRIVRQVMVPRPEMHTLPRHLSLSQAVERALRAGFEHYPVTGEGPDDIVGQVSTHDLLRAMVEGDGPDTVEGLLQPVRFVPETKPALDLLKEMKRDRFRLAVVVDEYGGVAGLVTLDDLLDEIVGEMAGGLPGGRQVTASEWVLEGDTSIEDANERLDLDIPASPHYETVAGFVLYNLGRLPEPGEGFEHRGWYLSVERREGLRIAAVRVRKLAGALPAPGGPAAGSGTGGAGEGPVPGGGGEAGRGSGGAGDGGPGAGGPFDLRTTGPAAPGPAER; from the coding sequence TTGGCGGAGATCCTGCCGGAACTGCTGTGGATCGCCATCCTGGTGCTGGTCAACGCGTTCTTCGCCGCCAGCGAGATCGCGGTGATCGCCGCCCGGGATGCGCGCATCCACCAGCTGGCGGAGGAGGGGCACCGGGGCGCCCGGGTCGCCCAGCGCCTGATGGCCGACCCCAGCCGGTTCCTGGCCACCATCCAGGTCGGTATCACCCTGGCCGGGTTCCTGGCCAGCGCCTCGGCGGCCGTCACCCTGGCCCAGCCTGTGGCCGCCTGGCTGCGGACCCTGGGCCTGGCGCCGGGGGTTGCCACTTCCGTGGCCGTCACCCTGGTCACCGTGGTGATCTCCTACGTCACCCTGGTGCTGGGTGAGCTGGCGCCCAAGCGGCTGGCGTTGCAGAACCCGGAGGGCCTGGCCCTGAGGGTGGCCCGGCCCATCGCCATGCTTGCCCGGCTGGCGGCGCCCTTCACGGCGCTGCTGGCCCGTTCGACGAACCTGGTGGTGCGGGCCCTGGGGGGCCGTGCCGACGTGCAGGAGCGGGGGCTGACGGAGGAGGAGATCCGCTTCTACGTGGCCGAGCACCAGGACCTGCGGTCGGAGGAGAAGCAGCTGATCGAAGGCGTGTTCGACTTCGGCGACCGCATCGTCCGCCAGGTCATGGTGCCCCGGCCCGAGATGCACACGCTGCCGCGGCACCTGTCCCTCTCCCAGGCGGTGGAACGGGCCCTGAGGGCGGGGTTCGAGCATTACCCGGTGACGGGGGAAGGGCCCGACGACATCGTCGGTCAGGTGAGCACCCACGACCTCCTGCGGGCCATGGTGGAAGGGGATGGCCCTGACACCGTGGAAGGCTTGCTGCAACCGGTCCGCTTCGTCCCCGAGACCAAACCGGCCCTGGACCTGCTCAAGGAGATGAAGCGGGACCGGTTTCGGCTGGCCGTGGTGGTCGACGAGTACGGCGGGGTGGCGGGGCTCGTCACCCTGGACGACCTGCTGGACGAGATCGTGGGCGAGATGGCCGGCGGGTTGCCGGGCGGCCGGCAGGTGACGGCCAGCGAATGGGTGCTGGAAGGGGACACGTCCATCGAAGACGCCAACGAGCGCCTGGACCTGGACATCCCGGCCAGCCCCCACTACGAGACGGTGGCCGGGTTCGTCCTGTACAACCTGGGCCGGCTGCCCGAGCCCGGGGAGGGATTCGAGCACCGGGGCTGGTACCTGTCGGTGGAACGCCGCGAAGGCCTGCGCATCGCCGCCGTGCGGGTGCGGAAGCTGGCGGGCGCCTTGCCGGCCCCCGGGGGGCCCGCGGCCGGGTCCGGAACGGGGGGTGCTGGAGAGGGCCCGGTCCCGGGGGGCGGTGGTGAGGCCGGCAGGGGATCCGGGGGTGCCGGTGACGGGGGGCCGGGCGCCGGCGGGCCGTTCGACTTGCGGACCACGGGGCCGGCCGCACCGGGCCCAGCGGAACGTTGA
- a CDS encoding NUDIX hydrolase, giving the protein MATFQYPTHPRPSCHAVVSDGRRVVLVRRGGEPFRGWWGLPGGAVELGETVEEALRREVREETGLEVEVQGLLTYKDAVNRDEVQRIRFHYVILFFAARPVGGTLQAADDAAEAAWVPWEEIDRFQLVPGTHQVLAAWRAAQEAGFAR; this is encoded by the coding sequence TTGGCGACCTTCCAGTATCCCACCCACCCCAGGCCCTCGTGCCACGCGGTGGTCAGCGACGGCCGGCGGGTCGTCCTGGTCAGGCGGGGCGGCGAGCCCTTCCGCGGGTGGTGGGGGCTGCCCGGCGGTGCGGTGGAGCTGGGCGAGACGGTGGAGGAGGCCCTCCGCCGGGAGGTGCGGGAGGAAACGGGGCTCGAGGTCGAGGTGCAGGGACTGCTGACCTACAAGGACGCGGTCAACCGCGACGAGGTCCAGCGCATTCGCTTTCATTACGTCATCCTGTTCTTTGCAGCGCGTCCCGTCGGCGGCACCCTCCAGGCGGCCGACGACGCCGCGGAAGCCGCATGGGTACCGTGGGAGGAGATCGACCGCTTCCAGCTGGTCCCGGGCACCCACCAGGTGCTGGCGGCGTGGCGGGCCGCCCAGGAGGCGGGGTTCGCCCGGTAG